One genomic region from Biomphalaria glabrata chromosome 7, xgBioGlab47.1, whole genome shotgun sequence encodes:
- the LOC106058633 gene encoding ankyrin-1-like: protein MESEAHQFENVKHKQLLLSKSIEDRQIDNSKTIIEELASFHSQCPHSLNWYLYPHPHSSPLLHAIVKGQQEIALHLLKYGCDPHTDSGLHTFSTIKTSETKMSKSLFRVLEKPGFEKVFFKILEKADKLTVDKNGDTVLHIIAKRKLCSMFEVVLTSRWLLKMTKHANNQGYLPLHLAANSNFVQFFQILYQSLSPTEVFGSSLYCDEEQENLLNQSFDLAGYITEAAVGINTQALVKKTTALHLAASERSLQMVQILLKLGADVNASDEAGKTPLVECLDQRGERNVIASSLFDIYQVCKVLLQAGANVNVKSTIRYSERRSMANDDTLSPLHLAAGIGSKDVVEILLNNGANPCQLSGDIGKIPVQFALEQGHNEAALVLLNDELYPSGFLASHLDYAFNSLLHYADRCSSEVIKKLIDLSCPLDRPNVNHLRPLDKAISSRNISFVELLLNVQPSIVNVHVYQDPNAYPPLHLAASSGNVPLCQLLLSHGADIYARPYGKHRAYRKAFKFNRYDIAVLLCEQMSRPFSLLEREELILQEQTLQCVKPDLAVRLRTRLDEVPTLVLTCLDVIRNVFIRTHLSFKNIHLLPVPETVIKALKYQNLKTDY, encoded by the exons ATGGAATCTGAG gcACATCAGTTTGAAAATGTGAAACATAAACAACTTCTACTTTCTAAGTCAATTGAAGACAGGCAGATTGACAACAGTAAAACCATCATTGAGGAACTGGCAAGCTTTCATAGTCAGTGTCCTCATTCGCTGAACTGGTATCTATATCCACACCCTCACTCCTCTCCACTGTTACACGCTATTGTGAAAGGACAGCAAGAAATAGCCCTTCACCTTTTAAAATATGGCTGTGATCCTCACACAGACAGCGGCCTGCACACATTTTCAACAATAAAAACTTCTGAGACAAAAATGTCCAAATCACTTTTCCGTGTATTGGAGAAACCAGGgtttgaaaaagtattttttaaaatactcgaaaaggcagataagctgaCGGTAGACAAAAATGGTGATACTGTTTTACATATCATAGCAAAAAGGAAGCTTTGTTCTATGTTTGAAGTTGTACTCACTTCGAGGTGGCTGTTAAAGATGACCAAACATGCTAATAATCAGGGTTATCTTCCTTTGCATCTGGCTGCCAATTCAAACTTTGTtcaattttttcaaatattatacCAGTCACTTTCTCCTACAGAGGTATTCGGTTCCAGTTTATATTGTGATGAGGAGcaagaaaatttacttaatCAAAGTTTTGATCTTGCGGGTTATATTACAGAAGCTGCTGTGGGTATCAATACCCAGGCCCTGGTAAAAAAAACTACAGCCTTACATCTGGCTGCCAGTGAAAGATCTCTGCAAATGGTCCAAATACTCCTGAAACTAGGAGCTGATGTCAATGCATCTGATGAAGCGGGAAAAACTCCACTTGTTGAATGTCTTGACCAAAGAGgggaaagaaatgttatagcTTCCTCTTTGTTTGACATTTATCAGGTTTGCAAAGTTCTGCTTCAGGCCGGAGCGAATGTAAATGTCAAGAGCACAATCAGATACTCAGAGCGCCGTTCAATGGCTAATGATGATACTCTGTCTCCCTTGCATCTGGCTGCAGGGATAGGTTCTAAGGATGTTGTGGAGATACTTCTTAACAATGGAGCCAATCCATGTCAGCTTAGTGGAGACATTGGGAAGATTCCAGTACAGTTTGCATTAGAACAAGGCCACAATGAGGCTGCTTTAGTCCTTCTCAATGATGAACTTTATCCCAGTGGTTTTTTAGCTTCTCACTTAGACTATGCTTTTAATTCTCTACTTcactatgctgacagatgcagcTCAGAGGTAATCAAAAAACTAATTGATCTGTCATGTCCACTGGACAGGCCAAATGTCAACCACCTTCGTCCACTTGACAAAGCTATTTCTAGTAGAAATATCAGCTTTGTAGAACTTCTTTTGAATGTTCAACCTTCTATTGTCAATGTTCATGTTTACCAAGATCCAAATGCTTACCCACCACTTCATTTAGCCGCCAGTTCTGGTAATGTTCCATTGTGTCAGCTTCTTTTATCCCATGGAGCAGACATTTATGCTAGACCTTATGGCAAGCACAGGGCATACAGGAAGGCCTTCAAGTTCAATCGCTATGACATTGCAGTTCTTTTGTGTGAGCAAATGTCTAGACCTTTTTCACTTTTGGAAAGAGAAGAGTTAATCCTCCAGGAGCAAACCCTTCAGTGTGTGAAACCAGATTTGGCTGTGAGGCTTAGAACAAGACTAGATGAAGTTCCAACATTAGTTTTGACTTGTCTTGATGTgataagaaatgtatttataagaACACATcttagctttaaaaatattcacTTGTTGCCTGTTCCAGAAACTGTCATTAAGgctttaaaatatcaaaatttgaaaactgattactga